The window CGCCGTGGGGGGACTGCCCCCGCCCCAAGCGCCTCACACCCTGCCTCGCACGGCGCCTCCGGCGGGGGAGGGGGCCGGCGTCCCGAGGCTCGGCGCTCCCGGTGAGTCCTCCGTGCCCGGGGGGGCCCGCTCCGCGCCCGGGGGGGCCCGCTCCGCGCCCGGGGGGGCCCGCTCCGCGCCCGGGGGGGCCCGCTCCGCGCCCGGGGAGGCCCACGCCGCCCCCTTCACCTCCCTCACGGAGGGGGCTTTGGGGGGCAGAGTCACCGCCGAGGGCGAGGGGaccagagagggagaaggagctGGCTCGGGAGGGCGGGAGGACCCCCAAACGGGGAATGAAGGGGGCTGATGGGGGACAAGGTGGGCCAGAAACTGGGGGGGATTGGCAGAGGGGGGCATTGGGGTGTGAACGGGGGAGTAGAGAGTAAGTTCCGGGAGGACTGGTACCAAATGGGCAGAGTAGGCCGAAATGGCACGGCCAGATGGACTTGTTGGCTTGGCCCTTGGGCGCGTGAGGCCGCGCACCTGAGTGGGCCTCGGTTACCTGAGTTAGAGGTAAATGACTCACAAGCCCGGGCCTGGGCGCACACGAGTTGTGCATGAAGGCTTGGGTTGGATTTAACTTGGGGATCGGTTTAACTTACACTGAGCCTAAATTTATTCAcctcataaaaatgaaatgaggttAGAGTAAATGGATTCTGAGTTCCTTACCAGCCTTAAATGTTGCCTTGCGGCCTACAAAGGTGAAGACCTAAAGGGGAAGAAGTAGGAGATGAAATGGTTAAAGGCTGCTGCTTCTTCTGACTTGGCGGCttattgtaatttattttaatttgaagcACACTTTTCGGCCTCCAAATGAAACAGGCGTTAATTAGCTACTATATCAGTTGTGGGAAAGCAGGCATTGATGAAATGTGCCTTTCCTTCGTGTTCCTTTTATCCTCAGTTGAACATCCTAGTTATACAGTCAAATGCTTTATTTAGTTCTAATCATTTAGGGTATCTGAAACAGTTTAAAATCATGCAGtcatatgtttttttaaatactcataggaaagataatttcctttgctttccttgaacaaaaaaaaatgctttttcttaACAGGCTGACAAGGGGGccagtggctaggtggcacactggccctggactcataagtacctgagttcaaatgcggcctcagacacttaataattacctagccatgtggccttgggcaagccacttaaccccatttgcaaagGAGGAGTTGGCTTAAccccaaacaaaaaagaaaaaccaagctGACAAAGTCACAAGAAATTGTCAAAAAGTTGCTTACACATCTGATACGCTTTgagtaaatgtttttaaatggggAGAGAAAATCACCTATGTGCTTAAGCAAATAAGACTAAAATTTCTTACTTGAATTAGCTCCATTAtaagaaagacttttaaaaagtacTGGTAGAGCTAATAAGATACTTTAAATTATATTGCAGGTGATATGAGTCGTAACATCACCTATTTCTAGTTCAAGAATATTCAGATGCCAACTTAAAAAGGGCTAGAAATTTAAGAGGAAAATATCGGCATAATGAGGGTTACCTTTGGTATAGTCTGGGCTCCTAGATACTAATAGGAAAGAATAGTAGTCTGCatgtctaaaattttctttttgtatagaGGTTTGAAAATTTGTTTACCAGTCCTATAATTTTGTCATAATTCTGGTGAGAAAGTCCCTTTATCAGTGCACATTTACACTTAACACTGAGATTTGTTATTTGAAAGTTGTGGTTCAGTGCCTTCACAGCAGCACTTGAAGTTAGGACTTCTAAACTAGAGGCCAACTCTCATCATCTTCCTTACATCCCACTCCTTAGGAAAACTACTTGGGAATATTTTTAGAGAGAGATAGAATGATACAAAAAGGTAGAAAGGGACCATGTAATAAAGctaaaattacatttatatacagaGTCCTCTGGTTTGGAATTTCCATTTGCTGATTGCACCAAAATCTCACTATAATTGTCTGTGATGTGGTAGGAAAAACAAATCACTCTTGTAATCTGGAATACTTGATTTGACCATTTGACTCACTCTGAAGGGCCTTGAAATTATGTTGTGCTAGGGATACTGTTGTTAGTGTGTTCCAGCCCTAAATTAATCCTGTCGTGTGACTCCTGAGAATAGTGTTGAAATAAGGTTTCCCTGTACTTGGATAAAATCAACTGGGCTTTATATCTCTAACTATTTacatatatctatagctatatagaatagaatagaaacagTAATGTTTCTATTTAGAATGTTCATAAGAATCAAAGATGGAGAGCTGGTGGGAGACTCAGTAATATGTTCTTAGGGGAGATCTTAACATCTTTAAATGATCTTCATATAACATGGATTTGAGAAGGTCCTTCACACTGAGTCAGTTGTTAACTGGTGCCCAGGTACTGTGCTTAAGCGTATTTACAAGTATATCATTtgtcttcacaacaattctgggaaagGTAGAtacttttattatcctcattttacagttgaggaaaactgagacaaacaatatgttaagtgacttgcccagaggctCACAACTAATACTTGTTTGGATTTGAAGTCCAGTCTTCCTGATAGGTCCAGTACCCTATCTGCTTCATTACTGGTTACCTCATAAATCAAGATTGAAATCAAGGTGTCTGACTTTTGGTACtgttcgggttttttttttttttttagcaaagatactggagtggtttgctgttttattctctagttcattttatagatgaggaaactgagacagagttaaagaTCATCCAACTGGTAGTGTCTGAGCCtttattttgaactcaggaaggctttatttgaactcaggaggactcATCAGAACTCATCAGACCTGATGTTGTTCCACTTggcttcctcttttcttccagtAGACAAAAAAGGTATGGCTTTAGTGTAAACAATGTGATATCTGGATCACTTTCGTTTCCCTTGAACAGCTTCCAACAAGTGAATTTTCAAAAGTTAATACTTTTATTGTGCACTTGAGTTTTATAGCTGTACACTGGTATGAAACTTGGACCCATCTTTGATACATGTTAAAAATATCATGATCAGAATAAGCAACTTTTCTTTCTAGAAAGAAGCtcaaaatttcagattttttccaATAGTgtaaattttgttgttcagtcttttttagTTACCTGActttccatgatcccatttgggatttttttttttgacaaaggtactagagtgggttaccattgccttctccagcttcttttacgtagatgaggaattgaggcaaacagggtgaagtgacctaaggacacacagctagaaagtgtttgaggctggatttgaacttagataagTTTTCCTAGCTAGCACTCTTTTTACTCAGTGCCATCTAGTTACCCCATAGTATAAATACTGTGATCAAATAAAAGAATACTTTCAGATAATTTTTcaccatttaaaaatgaatatgggggaggcagctaggtggtgtggtggatagaacactggccctggagtcaggagtaccctgagttcaaatcctgcttcagacacttaataattacttagctgtgtggccttgggcaagctacttaaccccattgccttgcaaaaaaccccccaaaaaaccaaaaaaaaaaaccctaaaaatgaaTATGGAGGATGTGGCAatactcattttacttttttgtgtgaTTTCTTTGACTTGAGTAAAATGTACTAATATAACTATTCTAATCATTTGTGCTGCACTATGATATTGTTGAATGCTTGATTTTATTTACGTATTAGATTTGTCTCCAAAATTGTCTCCAGATTGATTTTTATCACCTATATATAATTCAGTATAGTAGATTTGCCAGAAAGTGTACTTCAGGAGAAAGTTAATCCATTAAAATGCAGTCAGATTTACCTTCACTGGCATGATCTGTTAGACTGCTTTCTAatgcttttcagtcattttttgatAACTTTTCTTTCgacaatttttaaatatcaattccttattttttaatgaaaacacATAGTttctaaagaaatttaaaagatttgaatCCTTGTCACAAAAAAAGGTTCAGAACCCCCGAACTATGCCTtctaattgttaaaaataaaaattttttgatcttttttatgTCATAGTCTCCTTTTGGCAGTCTGAAACTTATGACAccttcagaataatttttttaaatatataaactacaaatgcataggattataaagaaaattataatgaaatataattaccaaaacattttttaataaacAAGTTAATTGACTCTAGGTTAAAAACCCTtgttcttttgttgttcagttgtttgtcATAGACAACCCTTCATGACCCGTTGGAATATTTTTGGATAAAGATcctacagtggtttgccatttccttctccaggcaaTCTGATACaagatgatttgcccagagtctcacagctaggaagtgtccgAGGTTAgattttgaagtcaggtctttcttactctagATTATCCCTTGAACCACTGACTGTCTATTTTGTCCTACCACCTCCTTTTACTCAAGATACTGGGAGCCAGATCTTTGCCCATTTAcatagctttgaactcaggtcatctgatTCCAGACTCTTTTATTTCCTATACTTTGGGTAGTTCAATTAACTTAAATCGAGGAATCTTTGTGggatgtatatgtattttatttgggCCTTATTTACTTTCCCTTCTCTAGTTTTTAGAAATTGTGTGTGATAGGGCCTTATTTGAGGTGTTTGatcctatttttttccccttttagtatgCTGATAATTTAATCACAAAGACTGACTAATTAGAGAGGTGGCAGTGAAATCTTCCAAACCTGAAGGATCTTTCCAGAAAAGAACCTGTGcttttcttcagaatttcaaGTTTGGTTCTTGAGAAGGTTGACTCATAGTCATTCAGTAACCTTTATGAGTATTTAACATCATACCAGGTGCTATGAGTGAAATAGAAAACAGAACCTTTTTGCCCTCAAGCAATTTTGTCTCACTTGGGATATAAGCGAAATAGTTTAAACAATTCATTTTTATgttctttaaatataaatagattGTATAGATACCTGAGGGAGGTGCAAAGGCAGTAGGAAGAGAGGCTTAAGAGAGTGGATGGGATGGGCACCTGCTGCCTTAGGGGCAGGGCATTGACTTTGAAAGCAGTAGCATTTTACCTTGAAGAAGTAGCAGAAGGAAAAGGCCAAAAGCGTTCTTACTAATTAGGAAAATGAACTAGGAAAAACATGGATAGGACAGTAGTAACATAAGGTATGATTGATGTGAAGGGACCAAGTAATAGTGGAATGAGTATTGAACTAAGAAGATCCAGGACACCCGTGTTTGACTCAGATACTTGAATTATGTGAACATTGAttgacaagtcactcaacttctcagagcctcaatttctttttcatctataaaaggaagagtAAGTGTACTACATACCTCAAAGTGTTGTTCTGAAAGTGCCTTGTAAGCAGTAAAATGCTATGAAACTGTGAGGTTGTGATTGTGATGATGAAGATGACTATAATGTACTTATAATGCTAGACTGGGGAATATTAGAATTGATATAAAAACTAATAGGGGCACCACTGAAGGTTTATGAACAAAGGtcctgtttccttatctttaaatgaAAGGATTAAATTAAGTGGTCTCTAAGCCATAATTTCATTAGGAGTAGATTTACGAGAAAATATTTAACGAAGCGAATTCTTTTGCACAATATTTAATCTTATTTCTCCTGAGTGGGAGATCTGCCTTCcatggatgaagaaaaaaaaagcacaggaCAGAGTCATTTAAGCCAGTAATGTATttaccttccctctcctcctcaccTCTAACCCAACCCCATAGATTATCAGAAGATTAAATTAAGTAGTTAAAggtataaaaataattcttaaacatttttattttcttgaaatcaGTTCATTTATcatctattatttttatctttcagaGTAGCTTTCTCCTAACAGCAGTAGATAAGCTGTGACAACCAGGCACAAGAGAATAATTTGGGGAATAGGAAGAGGGCTAGGGATTCCCCCCCTGCTTTTTAAAAGACGAAGGTAGAAAATTGGATGGAAATGTTCAAGTAAGCAACAGTAAtctatttccaattttattattcccaaattattaatttaattcaaatattatctctattaattataaaaactttaaaattagtGTTTAACTGCTgaactaaatatttttatatttttaggaaGATTGACTATTACGTTTTGGAATGATGTCCACAATGAAGTTAATATTGacacttctattttatggaatTATAACTAGCTGCAGAGGTAATTCTACATATAATTTGATGCCCAGATTACTCTTGGTGTCCTTTGATGGCTTCAGGGCTGACTATCTAAAGAAATAtgaacttcctcatcttcataatTTCATCGAAGAAGGTGTCTTGGTGGAGCATGTTAAGAATGTTTTCATCACAAAAACTTTTCCAAATCACTACAGCATAGTGACAGGCCTGTATGAAGAAAACCATGGCATTGTGGCTAACTCAATGTATGATGCAGACACAAAGAAAACGTTTTCAGAATCTAAAGACAAAGATCCTTTTTGGTGGAATGAAGCAACCCCCATTTGGGTAACCAATGAGCTTGAGGAAAACAGAACGAGCGCTGCTGCTATGTGGCCTGGAACTGATGTGGCCATTCACAATACAACACCTTCCTATTTTATGAATTACAATCCTTCAGTAACATTTGAAGAGAGATTAGGCAATATCACTAAATGGCTGAACAGTTCAGATCCTTTGGTTACTTTTGCAACACTCTATTGGGAAGAACCAGATGCAAGTGGTCACAAATATGGacctgaaaataaagaaaaaatgagtgCTGTATTGAAAGAAGTAGATGACCACATTGGCCACCTTGTCCATAAACTCAAGACTTTGGGATTGTGGGAAAGTCTTAATGTGATTATTACAAGTGATCATGGGATGACCCAGTGTTCTAAGGacaaattgataaaattgaataCCTGCATTGATCACTCACACTACACTGTAGTAGACACAACTCCTGTTGCTGCAATACTACCTAAGgaaagtatgtatatatttagacattttattttgggggaggggaggagtgcAAGAAGGTGCTGCTTTGGTTTTCAGCAAGTCTCTCTAATTTAGGCAGATCTATACTCTTACGGTAAAAGCTGTGTAAAAGTGCTGACTTGTATATATTTAAGATGGCAATTTAACTATATAATTATaccttatttttctatattatccAAGTAGAGACAGTCTattgataatttaaaaaccatttaTTTTAGTTTCTATGTTTACTGCctaattaaatttcctttttaagtggatttaaagttattttgccTTCTAAGTTGGCAGAAGTTAGTAGACTGGACAGGCATTATTAAAAATTGCTACAGATAATCCACAAAGTCAGTAAAGAGCAGTGATTGTATAAAGTGTTGTAACAatcacataataaaaatattattcctcCGATGTCTTTTAAGCTATATAGTAGATGATTTAGGTGGTGTTTGTAGCTTGGAAACTATTCCAAAAATATTCAGGTATTAGCAGCTCTTCTAGTGAGGGagagtaaaaaaatatatacaaattctaGGGAGAATGTTTTTCTTCTCAAAGTCAATCTAGGTGCATTCATaatgaacaaagagaaaataaaaagaatgatcagAATCTCCCATATGTAATCATCTGTTAGTAAATGAATTTAAGAGAAAAGTATGCttatgaatataaatttataaaatctcAAATAACAAGAAATAGtcatcttaaaataattttggaatgTGAAATTGACCAAAGCATAAATTAAAtactagaagagaaaaaaaaaaactgctctaaatagttgtaaaaattccatcaaacattgaAAAGTCTTTACTCCAAATTTATAATTGAAAGTGATCTGCTGATCtacttttatgaaacaaatattgtGTCCTAATACTTAAACCAAGaggaataaaacagaaaaaagagaattacaTCAGTGGATAttgatgtaaatttttaaaataagattctaGCCAAAAGACtataataatgtatttttaaaatcattcattataaCTAAGTGACTTTTATGCCAGTTACTCACCATTTTTAGCATAGGAAAGCTTCTAGCATAGTTCATCATGTTAAAACAGCAGCTTCatgaatatatcaatagatgtaAACAAATCCCACTTTAGTATTTAATAATGTGAAAAATCGTAGTTATGGAGGTACCCTTTTTATCAtagaaaaatttccttttcttttaataaagaaCTATCAGAAACTATACTATTTAATGCAGAGGGAATACAAAAATACTACTATTATTTGACATAATTCTAGAAATGGTAGCAGTAACAGAAAGATAGCAATTGGCAGAAAGACAAATTGTTCCTgttgcagaagacatgatggtttacttagaaaaccTCAAGAAATCAGTAAAGGAGCTAATTGGATAATTAATAGCttcaggaaaaaatattagataaaTCCACAAATTGACAAGAATCACAAAGGTAATTTCTTTAAtccttatgattttcctttgaaatatattcattgactaatttttcatctattcttttttttctcccagatcAAACCTATGTTTTCAAAAAGCTAGAACATTGCAATCCTCACATGAAAGCCTATCTTAAAGGCGATATTCCAGGAAGATTTCATTACCAGCACAATGAACGAATTCAGCCAGTTCTTTTGGTTGCTGATGAAGGTTGGACTATTGTGCTTAATGAATCTTTTAAATGTAAGTACTTTTTCTGCTGACTTGGGGTGGGAACAAATCACACATTATCAGATGTAAAAAATGCTTCCTGTTTCTTATTTGAGACAATTTTGACATTCAGATATTTCTTAATTTTGACTTTCATTTCTGAGATCCCTTTTAGCTCTCTAAATCTGTCTCAACATCTACTCAATCTGGTAATGAGATCTTAACTTTGTACACAATCCTAATAAGTTTACTTTTCATTTCAGATTAGAAGCAGCAAATTAGAAATAGAACCCAGAAAATAAGATAGAATAACTGATAACTTTTTTCAGTAATGGAAGAGCTAAACTATCAAAAACAGACATGCAAACTTGAAGAGTATGGCAGTCTGGGGCCGTTTAGTATAGGATCAAATAATCTTATGGACCGGAGTAGGCTTGAATGTGATGCCACTGTATTATATCATAATAGAAAAATTGATTTCTAAGTTATTTATTCTCATTCTGAACATTTAAGTTAATGTAATCCTGTTTAGAAAATGAAAGTGCTTAAAACTTTATTCTTCTGTAGGTCTGCCCTCctcactttatttaaaaatttttattccttttttccttcttcctgtcATTTATGGATATATCATTGTAACAAAACAAACGAATATTAATCATAATCATCTGATAAGTCAGCCATCTTTGGTAATGTATGTAGTTATCCATATTCTTAGATTCCCACCTTTCCAGTCCAAGGAGGGAAATGTTGCTacctaaaacatttaaaattctatCAGAAATAGTAGTTGGTAACCTGAAAATATCAGAAGAAATGGTATCActccaaaaaaaatattattaccaTGCTAAGAAAATGATTCAATATATCATAAAATTTCAGGAAAGCTTTATATAAAGAAGCAAACTTAAAGTAAAAATATCAACTTACTGAAAACCCACAGTTTGGTAGACATAGAATAATGAAAATTGTGCTAAAACTAAAGTGATTTAAGAAAGTCTGATCTGGGGATATATTGAATCAGCAATCACTTAAGTATTAAAAGTGAATTTGATTTAGTTTTAGATATATTAGACACATCCTATTTGTGTAGATAATGCTacctaaaggatttttttttgtgatatattATGGGCTAACTCTGTAATACCTGAAGAGACATActaattttcattaaattaagccagtatttttcttttaatcaaacaTCTTGGTATATTTACTCTTAATGTTATTGGTTGTTCATAAGCTTAGCTTCATGTCTCTGTTCCCAAAAGggtttttaaaaggttttgatagtgtatttttgaaattttttttttagaaagttgCATTATGGGGGGGGGAGGTTTGCTAATTAAATGACTCCTCATCATGCAATCATTATTCCTATGATATTTGACAGCCTGAATTTGCTAGAGCTTTAGTCCCCTGTTTGAAATACTTAGCCTGTTATTGTCATCTCATTGACCTCAATAATCATTTCTGCTTTCTCACACTCTACATTTCCTACTGTACTCTTATTTATATTGTTCTTATTGCTGCTCTTGCCCTCTGCACATGCTTCTGTTGCCATCCCTAGCATTCTTTGGAGCAGGCTTTGAGAAATTTTAAGTGTGAGTGGCAGCAGGTAGAAGGGAGTTTGTCTGGAGAATAAGAGGGAAAATATAGTTGAAACTTGAAGGGGGTTGGAGGGAGTGGGTAAAGTTCAGGGGAATAAATGGGATAGAGGAAGAGAGCTAACTCACTCATAATCCAGAAATCTTGACTTTTGAATCTCTACACAAAATGATTTAGTTAACCTGAGGTTGGTCATGCAGGATTCTACTGGGCTTGTTTTGGAAACTTCTTTTTTTGGTACCaagaaagaaaatctatttaCTAAcacagatttttatttctttttcagtagGTGACCATGGTTATGATAATGCTTTGCCAAGCATGCATCCATTCCTGGCTGCCCATGGCCCTGCCTTTCACAAAGGCTACAAGCACAACACAATTAACATTGTAGATATATATCCTATGATGTGTCACATCCTGGGATTAAAACCTCATCCAAACAACGGAACCTTTAGTAACACTAAATGTTTATTAGCTGATCAGTGGTGCATAAATCTCCCTGAAGCTATCGGAATAGTGATTGGTGCCCTTCTGGTGTTAACTACTCTGACCTgcctcatcatcatcatgaaaaACAAACTGTCTGTTCCACGGCCATTTTCCCGACTTCAActacaagaagaagaagatgatgatccTTTGATTGGATAGCCTGTGCAAAGTTTTGACTTGGTGTTTTGAAGCAGTCATTTGAGTTAGTCATCTAATATAGGAGAATTATGCTGAATGGTATATCAGCAAAAAGTACACTTggaaagaattacaaaggaattaGACCAAACATGTTAACAGTTGTTTTTATACATCTTTTGGTGTGTTAGCAAATATAAACTACTCTGACCATAGATAAGTTCACTAGACAGGTGAAAAAGGGATCTCTTGGTAACTAGAGAAGTCTGTGCAGAATCATTTATGccactttttatttttgcaactatattgCACATCCAAACACCAAAAACTTAGTAAGTATCTAGATCTCTagtgaatttttatatttataaatgaaacaaaattcttCATGCTGTTCTTGCACATTCATGTATCAGGGAGAAAAgagtttctatatttttgtattgACCTTTAATAAGACCCTTCCCCTTAAGTAGTATATACATATAGTAAATTGCTGTTTGTGACTTAAATATAGGAAATAGGAAAGCAGAGATCCAATTTAAGAAACAATGATTGTTAGGAAAAGTAACCCGAGTTAAATTTTTGCTACTCACTTTGTTTTTGTTACTATCCTTgagaaatatttcttcttttatgacTAATCTGCTAGTATTTTGCACATACTTTTTGAAGAAGTGTACTTGATTTGAAATGCAGGAGGAAGTATGACAGGTATGACaaagtaatatatattttatgaaagcCTTTTCTGTATGAGTTACAATGTATTTAGTAGCTATATGGCACTTgggcttccctcctcccctcccccccatttttttttaaagggagaacCAGGCAAATTAACTTTACAATTAGATCCATGGGCTTTCAATTAACCACAAAGGCATTAattttttaggaagattttatgattttatttttgcactTAGTCCATCCTGTCTTTCTAACTCGtgaattaaaactatatattttttaatcactGGTTTTGATTATTACTCCTTTCTCATGCCATTTATTTGAACATCTAGTATTCCATTactagaaaaaatatgaatatcaGATTTAAGaagttctcttttctcctttgaaCATTCTTGGTGACTCAACTTTCTAGGTAGTTGGAGAATTCATAGAACCAGTGCTGAGATTTAGGACCTTTTTAACCTTATTTGTGTGTCATTTGAAGgataaaaaatttataaactgATTGATGCCCAGTATCCCAAATAATTTTGTTGACCTTATTTTCAGTTCTTATTTGTATCCCCGAAACATTGCTTCTCATCTTTTGACTGACTTAAAGCCAAAGATTTATGGTGCTACCCTACTGCAGTGCACTCTAAtgttaatttaagaa is drawn from Macrotis lagotis isolate mMagLag1 chromosome 5, bilby.v1.9.chrom.fasta, whole genome shotgun sequence and contains these coding sequences:
- the ENPP4 gene encoding bis(5'-adenosyl)-triphosphatase ENPP4 isoform X1, coding for MMSTMKLILTLLFYGIITSCRGNSTYNLMPRLLLVSFDGFRADYLKKYELPHLHNFIEEGVLVEHVKNVFITKTFPNHYSIVTGLYEENHGIVANSMYDADTKKTFSESKDKDPFWWNEATPIWVTNELEENRTSAAAMWPGTDVAIHNTTPSYFMNYNPSVTFEERLGNITKWLNSSDPLVTFATLYWEEPDASGHKYGPENKEKMSAVLKEVDDHIGHLVHKLKTLGLWESLNVIITSDHGMTQCSKDKLIKLNTCIDHSHYTVVDTTPVAAILPKENQTYVFKKLEHCNPHMKAYLKGDIPGRFHYQHNERIQPVLLVADEGWTIVLNESFKLGDHGYDNALPSMHPFLAAHGPAFHKGYKHNTINIVDIYPMMCHILGLKPHPNNGTFSNTKCLLADQWCINLPEAIGIVIGALLVLTTLTCLIIIMKNKLSVPRPFSRLQLQEEEDDDPLIG
- the ENPP4 gene encoding bis(5'-adenosyl)-triphosphatase ENPP4 isoform X2 — encoded protein: MMSTMKLILTLLFYGIITSCRGNSTYNLMPRLLLVSFDGFRADYLKKYELPHLHNFIEEGVLVEHVKNVFITKTFPNHYSIVTGLYEENHGIVANSMYDADTKKTFSESKDKDPFWWNEATPIWVTNELEENRTSAAAMWPGTDVAIHNTTPSYFMNYNPSVTFEERLGNITKWLNSSDPLVTFATLYWEEPDASGHKYGPENKEKMSAVLKEVDDHIGHLVHKLKTLGLWESLNVIITSDHGMTQCSKDKLIKLNTCIDHSHYTVVDTTPVAAILPKENQTYVFKKLEHCNPHMKAYLKGDIPGRFHYQHNERIQPVLLVADEGWTIVLNESFKCDHGYDNALPSMHPFLAAHGPAFHKGYKHNTINIVDIYPMMCHILGLKPHPNNGTFSNTKCLLADQWCINLPEAIGIVIGALLVLTTLTCLIIIMKNKLSVPRPFSRLQLQEEEDDDPLIG